From a single Nematostella vectensis chromosome 3, jaNemVect1.1, whole genome shotgun sequence genomic region:
- the LOC5522146 gene encoding uncharacterized protein LOC5522146 isoform X2, whose protein sequence is MVHPSMVCRRRQVLLQWSVLTLGLLSVVNSLPECFEPDERVLSRWKNGNYYKGAIESLTNTLNVLFDTGVRRSYNLRDEVNVITDRVPEDSELTVGSRVLVNRPRSRAFQIGYIRDIVGGSYLIWYEDGAYVYQYKPDIRVFNKSKVCDEPAYLGCYRDKIPRTLSVYIPTQPATIGACVDMCKSQGFSIAALRNSNLCFCGISYSKEFQGQENECNTPCYDNIYEICGGNSAFSQYWTGIVTTRPNLKTGAHARKHWIPRYGELPWAAIMAASERMIASQQWEWDPYTRTWHKAELIPPQWPGAQGQLRTVTWHGSPVTRNGWTWNGRNWWPDARMQRAAHRGDSRGTLLGATKAPPPNMVYDYRRRQYVAVNHVQAQPRQYNTWSASSGLVSDRTQNQPTDRMDHVKWSQLAHFPTFTDAVHHLPEASTEFRYLGCYADKPNHDLPVFVPVKPLTVKACALKCRAGGYSVAGVQSSWSCYCGNTYSRYGRLKEDKCDMRCGGDSKEKCGGVSTNSVYFTGIGAAVPIPPKVPVSRKTSASKTLVKQLAMMTTNTSSGKLTVLYTASSKHTSKNGTTQQAAHTNVETSSKNNTDTLHPKMIPKKDNNTLKHGHQVLRKTKNHTKTPQQAKKKRIKHTKSSSADSSDDYEVESIKVKVNFSELKKALQTFSPEILRKVKHDLEKMEREKKLGEKEKKKKVKVLLDETISVQENALKEELKLLQQKANKVKGKLHELKTTNVKLVKPKNILGAKVEHDSVEGRQKGKGNTTHQSHASTSSGDVKGSNKVHLEHVTTIKSNDNKTSGINLVNKSRSQDPRVEKSGPEMTSKHEAPVRSHNASVLHNRNSAMKNVHHLQPQKTKVVKSTGGSVQNTKKTTKMVKGATLKRKRPGIKALSKQTPEKHLKSGKKVEKSISPSLQLLSLRKNGAKRPLTVKPIARLSPQSIKAKTIEKISQHNRNKNAKKPRLKQQQSKDKASKGQVLHKDKISNSNTNNLSRLPSQIKAMRENKASNSLSKQILDNRVRKFDEKVKPIHHDRLVNVSSTDIKDHAVEKETRGKVDSEKEVGKSNHDDAKPKVIPKEKKKNGNGTTTMKEASEGVSNKHVPHSREPTKNIDTSKHDPDLSSKGSTSKNKISSVRNGDHDRLVNVSNTDIKDHTVEKGTRGKVDSEKEVGKSNHDDAKTKVIPKEKKKNGNGTTTMKEASEGVSNKHVPHSIEPTKNINTSKNDPDLSSKGSTSKNKISSVRNGDHDRLVNVSSTDIKDHAVEKETRRKVDSEKEVGKANHDDAKPKVIPKEKKKNGNGTTMKEASDDVSNKHVPHSIEPTKNINTSKNDPDLSTKGSTTKNKVSLLPNVDTDPNKDGSELPADDASLTENPRVSEDFPENKSELPNINPDDIKAPQDDKDFPKDTPEPTDDNSISSNDESMLPKDDLDFSRDKDSDSISDSPKVLPDGISKPDKVEQMVSDDNGASASGKTVSDHSMEKIKGVNSGEGGDGNKGKGPVKMPKSPTNGVKASKDLSKGEDLWKKPDGSGSLPSSALTAEDIQRVRNLMLHGSGMIEVDSKDDDTSYMYFPEPGDPAKPGPDLNASSLLKEPSLAKVSLLDKEPSLQKDSSLVKGSLPANDSSLDKDSSLVIESTLAKDSLFSNNSPVFEDSLVQKDSSLSNIAQQNLVHALNDMDNTTQLNTSGIKLNGSKTLNNGILRKLSNEVQVVPSNVLKPENSFSGQTALNSSLPSASLISTTIGVNLPGKQSHLDHSSNAIERRSGIPKQNMGHAHDSVLKGGMRTHMLLTEVVDRSPRKLPPKFEMTPKDKQHKAHSKWDIIASYRKSAAVSNNDITTRGIAPVNKVGSHRKTKGNKYHSISERRLGKPHIGRKTLAVKKIDKDDDNDDGTDEVVKQTFDDYGSRNEVVWHGNRIQERSSEAEESW, encoded by the exons ATGGTTCATCCAAGCATGGTCTGTCGTAGACGACAAGTCTTGCTGCAGTGGTCTGTCCTTACCTTGGGCCTGTTGTCTGTGGTGAATTCATTGCCAG AATGCTTCGAGCCAGACGAAAGAGTCCTGAGCCGATGGAAGAATGGCAATTACTACAAAGGAGCTATTGAATCCCTCACGAACACATTGAACGTGTTATTCGACACTGGTGTAAGAAGGTCGTACAATCTAAGGGACGAAGTAAACGTCATCACGGATAGAGTACCGGAAGATAGCGAG CTGACAGTCGGGAGCCGAGTTTTGGTGAATCGTCCCCGATCACGTGCCTTCCAGATCGGTTACATCCGGGACATAGTAGGGGGAAGCTACCTTATTTGGTATGAAGACGGAGCATATGTCTACCAATACAAGCCCGATATCCGAGTGTTTAACAAGTCCAAAGTCTGTG ACGAGCCCGCGTACCTCGGCTGCTACCGTGACAAAATCCCAAGAACCCTTTCGGTCTACATTCCGACTCAGCCTGCCACCATCGGCGCATGCGTGGATATGTGTAAATCGCAGGGTTTTAGTATAGCGGCTCTAAGGAACTCAAACCTTTGTTTTTGTGGGATAAGCTACAGCAAAGAGTTCCAG GGCCAAGAGAATGAGTGCAACACGCCATGTTACGATAACATTTACGAGATCTGCGGGGGAAATAGCGCATTCTCCCAGTATTGGACGG GTATCGTTACTACGAGGCCAAATCTTAAGACAGGCGCTC ATGCGCGCAAACACTGGATTCCGAGGTACGGAGAGTTGCCGTGGGCCGCCATCATGGCAG CCAGTGAAAGAATGATAGCCAGCCAGCAGTGGGAGTGGGACCCTTACACTCGAACATGGCACAAGGCGGAGCTTATCCCGCCACAGTGGCCTGGGGCTCAGGGTCAACTGCGTACTGTCACGTGGCACGGATCGCCTGTAACACGGAATGGGTGGACTTGGAATGGACGCAACTGGTGGCCCG ATGCAAGGATGCAGAGAGCTGCGCACCGAGGGGACTCAAGGGGCACATTATTGGGAGCAACTAAAGCCCCTCCACCAAATATGGTGTATGACTACAGGAGACGACAGTATGTGG CGGTTAACCACGTCCAAGCGCAGCCACGCCAATACAATACTTGGAGCGCGTCAAGTGGCCTGGTGTCTGATCGGACACAGAACCAGCCTACTG ATCGGATGGATCACGTTAAATGGAGTCAGCTGGCGCACTTTCCGACATTCACAGATGCTGTCCATCATCTCCCAGAGG CATCAACCGAATTCCGCTACTTGGGCTGTTACGCGGACAAACCCAACCACGACCTGCCAGTCTTCGTCCCTGTCAAACCGCTGACAGTCAAGGCATGCGCACTCAAGTGCCGCGCGGGCGGTTACTCAGTAGCTGGTGTCCAGTCCTCGTGGAGTTGTTATTGCGGGAACACATACAGTAGATACGGACGCTTGAAAGAAGATAAGTGCGATATGAGATGCGGGGGAGACAGCAAAGAGAAGTGTGGTGGAGTTAGCACCAATTCCGTCTATTTTACAG GTATTGGAGCTGCAGTCCCGATTCCACCTAAGGTTCCTG tctCGAGGAAGACCTCTGCTTCCAAAACACTGGTAAAACAGCTTGCTATGATGACGACAAACACAAGCTCTGGAAAACTAACCGTATTATATACGGCATCCTCAAAACACACCTCTAAGAATGGAACAACACAACAAGCAGCACATACAAATGTTGAAACCAGCTCCAAAAACAATACAGACACTCTACATCCCAAAATGATACCTAAAAAAGATAACAATACTTTGAAACATGGACACCAAGTGCTTAGAAAAACTAAGAACCACACAAAGACACCACAACAAGCCAAGAAAAAGAGgataaaacacacaaaaagctCGTCTGCTGATTCTAGTGATGACTACGAAGTTGAATCGATTAAAGTGAAGGTAAACTTCTCAGAGTTGAAGAAAGCTTTGCAGACATTTTCACCCGAGATTCTGAGAAAAGTTAAACACGACTTAGAAAAGATGGAGCGCGAAAAGAAATTGGGagaaaaagagaagaaaaagaaggtgAAAGTTCTTCTTGATGAGACAATAAGCGTCCAAGAGAATGCTTTAaaagaagagctaaagttacTGCAGCAAAAAGCCAATAAAGTAAAGGGGAAATTACACGAGTTGAAGACAACAAATGTAAAATTAGTCAAACCTAAAAATATACTTGGAGCTAAAGTGGAACACGACTCAGTGGAAGGGAGACAGAAAGGTAAGGGGAATACAACCCATCAGTCTCATGCAAGCACGTCCTCAGGTGATGTGAAAGGATCTAACAAGGTGCACCTGGAACATGTGACGACAATCAAGTCGAACGATAACAAGACGAGTGGGATAAATTTAGTAAACAAATCTCGTAGTCAGGACCCCAGAGTTGAGAAGTCAGGTCCTGAAATGACATCTAAACATGAAGCACCCGTGCGCTCCCACAATGCATCTGTCCTTCATAATAGGAACTCAGCCATGAAGAACGTTCATCACCTCCAACCACAGAAGACCAAGGTCGTGAAATCTACTGGTGGATCTGTACAAAATACTAAGAAGACTACCAAAATGGTTAAAGGTGCTACTCTAAAAAGGAAAAGGCCTGGAATTAAAGCTTTGAGTAAACAAACACCCGAGAAGCATTTGAAATCTGGAAAGAAAGTTGAAAAGTCCATAAGTCCATCTTTACAGTTGTTGAGTCTCAGGAAAAATGGTGCCAAGAGGCCATTAACTGTAAAACCAATAGCTAGACTCAGCCCGCAAAGCATCAAGGCTAAAACGATTGAAAAGATCTCACAGcataacagaaacaaaaatgccaaaaagccACGACTTAAACAACAACAGAGTAAAGATAAAGCATCGAAGGGGCAAGTTCTGCACAAAGATAAAATATCAAATTCAAATACAAACAATTTATCAAGGCTTCCTTCTCAGATTAAAGCTATGAGAGAGAATAAAGCTTCAAATAGTTTATCCAAACAGATTTTGGACAACAGGGTACGCAAGTTTGATGAGAAAGTTAAGCCCATTCATCATGATAGACTTGTAAACGTTTCCAGTACCGACATAAAAGACCACGCTGTCGAAAAGGAAACGAGAGGAAAAGTGGATAGCGAGAAAGAAGTAGGTAAATCCAATCATGATGACGCAAAGCCTAAAGTGATACCgaaagagaagaaaaagaacgGCAACGGGACAACTACTATGAAAGAAGCATCGGAGGGTGTTAGCAACAAACATGTTCCACATTCTAGAGAGCcaacaaaaaatatagatACAAGTAAACATGATCCAGACCTATCTAGTAAAGGTTCTACgtcgaaaaacaaaatttcttCAGTACGAAATGGCGATCATGATAGACTAGTAAACGTTTCCAATACCGACATAAAAGACCACACTGTCGAAAAGGGAACGAGAGGAAAAGTGGATAGCGAGAAAGAAGTAGGTAAATCCAATCATGATGACGCAAAGACTAAAGTGATACcaaaagagaagaaaaagaacgGCAACGGGACAACTACTATGAAAGAAGCATCGGAGGGTGTTAGCAACAAACATGTTCCACATTCTATAGAGCCAACAAAGAATATAaacacaagtaaaaatgaTCCAGACCTATCTAGTAAAGGTTCTACgtcgaaaaacaaaatttcttCAGTACGGAATGGCGATCATGATAGACTTGTAAACGTTTCCAGTACCGACATAAAAGACCACGCTGTCGAAAAGGAAACGAGAAGAAAAGTTGATAGCGAGAAAGAAGTAGGTAAAGCCAATCATGATGACGCAAAGCCTAAAGTGATACcaaaagagaagaaaaagaacgGCAACGGGACAACTATGAAAGAAGCATCGGATGATGTTAGCAACAAACATGTTCCACATTCTATAGAGCCAACAAAGAATATAaacacaagtaaaaatgaTCCAGACCTATCTACTAAAGGTTCTACGACGAAAAACAAAGTTTCTTTATTACCAAATGTCGACACAGATCCTAATAAAGATGGATCTGAGCTCCCTGCGGATGATGCTAGCCTAACTGAAAACCCTCGAGTCTCGGAGGACTTTCCTGAGAACAAGTCAGAGTTACCCAACATAAACCCTGATGACATTAAGGCCCCGCAAGACGATAAAGATTTTCCTAAGGACACACCTGAGCCGACTGATGATAATTCTATATCATCAAATGATGAGTCAATGTTGCCTAAAGACGATTTAGACTTCTCCAGAGACAAGGACTCAGACTCAATTAGTGACAGCCCTAAGGTCTTACCAGATGGTATAAGTAAACCTGATAAGGTAGAGCAAATGGTTTCCGATGACAACGGAGCATCGGCCTCTGGAAAAACCGTAAGTGACCATAGCATGGAAAAGATCAAAGGTGTCAATTCGGGAGAGGGGGGAGATGGTAATAAAGGTAAAGGTCCAGTGAAAATGCCCAAGAGCCCTACAAATGGTGTAAAGGCCAGTAAAGATTTGAGTAAAGGTGAAGATCTTTGGAAGAAACCAGATGGCTCTGGTTCTTTGCCAAGCAGCGCGCTAACAGCGGAGGATATTCAACGAGTAAGAAACCTGATGCTACATGGGTCAGGGATGATAGAAGTGGACTCAAAAGATGATGACACGAGTTATATGTACTTTCCAGAGCCAGGAGATCCCGCTAAACCTGGGCCAGACTTAAACGCTTCTTCACTATTAAAGGAACCGTCACTAGCCAAGGTCTCCTTACTTGACAAAGAGCCATCACTCCAAAAAGACTCATCACTTGTAAAGGGGTCATTACCCGCAAATGACTCGTCACTCGACAAAGACTCGTCACTCGTTATAGAATCAACATTAGCGAAGGACTCGTTATTCTCAAATAACTCTCCAGTTTTTGAAGACTCCTTGGTACAAAAGGACTCTTCACTTAGTAACATAGCTCAACAAAACCTGGTGCATGCTTTAAATGATATGGACAACACAACCCAGCTTAACACAAGTGGTATCAAATTGAATGGCTCTAAGACCCTTAATAATGGTATCCTCAGAAAACTTTCAAACGAAGTGCAAGTCGTCCCGTCTAATGTTTTAAAACCCGAAAACTCATTTTCAGGTCAAACTGCGCTTAACAGCTCTCTTCCTTCGGCTTCCTTGATTTCAACAACAATTGGTGTCAATCTACCAGGAAAACAAAGTCATCTTGACCATTCATCGAATGCAATCGAGAGGCGGTCCGGTATACCGAAACAAAACATGGGTCATGCGCATGATAGTGTTTTGAAGGGTGGCATGCGTACGCACATGCTACTGACGGAAGTGGTTGACAGATCACCAAGGAAACTCCCGCCAAAATTCGAAATGACGCCAAAAGACAAGCAGCACAAAGCACACAGTAAATGGGACATCATAGCGAGTTACCGGAAATCTGCGGCAGTATCTAATAACGATATCACAACTAGAGGTATTGCTCCTGTAAACAAAGTTGGGAGCCACAGAAAAACTAAGGGAAATAAATATCATAGTATATCTGAACGCAGGCTAGGAAAGCCACACATTGGAAGAAAAACTCTAGCGGttaaaaaaattgacaaagatgatgataatgatgatgggaCCGATGAGGTTGTCAAGCAAACATTTGATGACTACGGATCCAGGAATGAGGTTGTATGGCACGGCAACCGAATCCAGGAGCGTTCTAGTGAGGCGGAAGAAAGTTGGTAG